A region from the Microbacterium lacus genome encodes:
- the aroQ gene encoding type II 3-dehydroquinate dehydratase: protein MTAPRRLLLVNGPNLNLLGTREPGIYGAQTLVDVEALVAETARKHGFDVDAVQSNHEGVLLDAIHAAREECAGIVINPGGLTHTSVVLRDALAAVDLPVAEVHISNVLEREPFRHHSYVADVAVVHVVGEGVAGYATAVDRLIEVITGRADG from the coding sequence GTGACCGCTCCTCGCCGCCTCCTGCTCGTCAACGGCCCGAATCTCAACCTGCTGGGCACGCGCGAACCGGGCATCTACGGAGCGCAGACGCTCGTGGACGTCGAGGCGCTCGTCGCGGAGACCGCGCGCAAACACGGCTTCGACGTCGACGCGGTGCAGAGCAATCACGAGGGCGTGCTGCTGGACGCGATCCACGCGGCGCGCGAGGAGTGCGCCGGAATCGTGATCAACCCGGGCGGACTGACCCACACGTCCGTCGTGCTGCGCGATGCCCTCGCTGCCGTCGACCTCCCCGTCGCCGAAGTGCACATCAGCAACGTCCTCGAGCGCGAGCCGTTCCGCCACCACTCGTACGTCGCCGACGTCGCCGTGGTGCACGTCGTGGGCGAGGGTGTCGCCGGATACGCGACGGCCGTCGACCGGCTCATCGAGGTCATCACCGGCCGCGCCGACGGCTGA
- the aroB gene encoding 3-dehydroquinate synthase, with protein MNDTTTISVPGESGYDISVGHGILDLVADALAPSVRKVLVVHPPTLGAAAATLRERLMADSTREVLLAEIPDAEAGKRVEVAAFCWQVMGQSDFTRTDAVVGFGGGAVTDLAGFVAATWLRGVQVVQVPTTVLAMVDAAVGGKTGINTAEGKNLVGAFWAPRAVICDLDLLMTLSPNETVAGFAEVVKAGFIWHPEILDLIEADHEAAVDPSTASFRRCVELAISMKARVVGEDFREAGLREVLNYGHTLGHAIEHAERYRWRHGAAISVGMMYAAELSRLAGRLPDAAAQRHRDILELLGLPTTYRSGAWPQLLASMQRDKKSRGGMLRFIVLDDIAKPTVLQAPDESLLFAAYQEVAG; from the coding sequence ATGAACGACACGACCACCATCTCCGTGCCGGGCGAGAGCGGGTACGACATCTCGGTCGGGCACGGCATCCTCGATCTCGTCGCGGACGCGCTCGCACCGAGCGTGCGAAAAGTGCTCGTCGTGCATCCGCCGACACTCGGCGCGGCGGCGGCGACGCTGCGCGAGCGACTCATGGCCGACAGCACCCGTGAAGTGCTTCTCGCGGAGATCCCGGACGCCGAAGCGGGCAAGCGGGTCGAGGTCGCCGCGTTCTGCTGGCAGGTGATGGGTCAGTCCGACTTCACCCGCACTGATGCCGTGGTCGGCTTCGGCGGGGGAGCGGTCACCGATCTCGCCGGCTTCGTCGCCGCGACCTGGCTCCGCGGGGTGCAGGTCGTGCAGGTCCCGACGACCGTGCTCGCGATGGTGGACGCGGCGGTGGGCGGCAAGACCGGGATCAACACCGCCGAGGGCAAGAATCTCGTCGGCGCATTCTGGGCCCCGCGCGCGGTCATCTGCGACCTCGACCTGCTGATGACCCTGTCGCCGAACGAGACGGTCGCCGGCTTCGCCGAGGTGGTCAAGGCGGGCTTCATCTGGCACCCGGAGATCCTCGACCTCATCGAGGCGGATCACGAGGCGGCGGTCGACCCCTCCACCGCGTCCTTCCGCCGGTGCGTGGAGCTCGCGATCTCGATGAAGGCCCGTGTCGTGGGAGAGGACTTCCGCGAGGCGGGCTTGCGGGAGGTCCTGAACTACGGGCACACCCTCGGTCACGCGATCGAGCACGCCGAGCGGTACCGCTGGCGCCACGGCGCGGCGATCTCGGTCGGCATGATGTACGCCGCCGAGCTGTCGCGCCTCGCGGGGCGCTTGCCGGATGCCGCCGCGCAGCGTCACCGCGACATCCTCGAGCTGCTCGGTCTGCCGACCACGTACCGCTCGGGCGCCTGGCCCCAGCTGCTGGCCAGCATGCAGCGGGACAAGAAGAGCCGCGGCGGGATGCTGCGCTTCATCGTTCTGGACGACATCGCGAAGCCCACTGTGCTGCAGGCGCCCGATGAGTCGCTGCTGTTCGCTGCCTACCAGGAGGTCGCGGGCTGA
- a CDS encoding shikimate kinase, producing the protein MSAGRTPGAAPGGAVVLIGPMGAGKTSIGKRVARALGRGFVDTDKAIVREHGPIPELFERDGEARFRELERVAVSEALRDGGVVALGGGAVLDPATRADLAAHRVILLTVSPQIVAGRIHGGDRPLLTDADPVARWKRIYAQRRDLYEQCADVAFDTSTGPLSAVVDEVVDWVRRSETPEAQEQT; encoded by the coding sequence ATGTCCGCCGGTAGGACGCCCGGTGCCGCTCCCGGCGGTGCCGTCGTCCTGATCGGACCGATGGGTGCGGGCAAGACGAGCATCGGCAAGCGCGTCGCGCGGGCGCTCGGTCGTGGGTTCGTCGATACGGACAAGGCGATCGTGCGCGAGCACGGGCCGATCCCGGAGCTGTTCGAACGCGACGGTGAAGCGCGCTTCCGCGAGCTCGAGCGCGTCGCCGTGTCCGAGGCACTGCGGGACGGCGGGGTCGTCGCGCTCGGCGGCGGAGCCGTCCTGGACCCCGCGACACGAGCCGACCTCGCCGCGCACCGTGTGATCCTGCTGACCGTCTCGCCGCAGATCGTGGCGGGGCGGATCCACGGCGGAGACCGGCCGCTGCTGACGGACGCCGACCCGGTCGCCCGCTGGAAGCGGATCTACGCGCAGCGCCGAGATCTGTACGAGCAGTGCGCCGACGTCGCCTTCGACACCTCCACCGGACCGCTGTCGGCGGTCGTGGACGAGGTCGTGGACTGGGTGCGGCGTTCCGAGACGCCCGAAGCACAGGAGCAGACATGA
- the aroC gene encoding chorismate synthase yields MLRVLTAGESHGPELIAIMEGLPSGVPVSRAAIQADLARRKLGYGRGSRMKFEEDELTISSGVVHGTSLGSPIAVRIGNTEWPKWVEVMSAEPVELTERSRGRGAALTRPRPGHADLVGMQKYDFDEARPILERASARETAARVALGAIARGFLAELGIRLVSHTLSIGPVRVPDDSALPTPDDVDALDADPLRCFDADTSARMVEEVDAARKDGDTLGGIVEVLAYGLPPGLGSHVHWDRRLDSKLAQAIMSIQAIKGVEVGDGFETTRRRGSAAHDELFVTDDGIARSTDRAGGTEGGMSTGTVLRVRAGMKPIATVPHALRTIDVATGETASAHHQRSDVCAVPAAGVVAEAMVAIVLTDVVLEKFGGDSVGETRRNLEAYLAAIPETLRTASASDAELLEHDVRR; encoded by the coding sequence ATGCTCCGCGTGCTCACTGCCGGCGAATCCCACGGTCCCGAACTCATCGCCATCATGGAGGGTCTGCCCTCCGGGGTCCCGGTTTCGCGCGCAGCGATCCAGGCCGATCTCGCCCGCCGCAAGCTCGGATACGGACGCGGCTCCCGCATGAAGTTCGAAGAGGACGAGTTGACGATCTCGTCCGGCGTCGTGCACGGCACGAGCCTGGGCAGCCCCATCGCCGTGCGCATCGGCAACACCGAATGGCCCAAGTGGGTCGAGGTGATGAGCGCGGAGCCCGTCGAGCTCACTGAACGCTCCCGCGGCCGCGGCGCCGCCCTGACCCGCCCGCGCCCGGGGCACGCGGACCTCGTGGGCATGCAGAAGTACGACTTCGACGAGGCGCGCCCGATCCTCGAACGCGCGAGCGCGCGTGAGACGGCGGCCCGCGTCGCCCTCGGGGCGATCGCACGCGGCTTCCTCGCCGAGCTCGGCATCCGTCTGGTCAGCCACACCCTCTCGATCGGCCCCGTCCGCGTCCCGGACGACTCGGCGCTGCCCACGCCCGACGACGTGGACGCACTGGATGCCGACCCGTTGCGTTGCTTCGACGCGGACACGTCGGCACGCATGGTCGAGGAGGTGGATGCCGCGCGCAAGGACGGCGACACCCTGGGCGGCATCGTCGAAGTCCTCGCCTACGGCCTGCCCCCGGGCCTCGGTTCGCACGTGCACTGGGACCGACGCCTGGACTCCAAGCTCGCGCAGGCGATCATGAGCATCCAGGCGATCAAGGGCGTCGAGGTCGGCGACGGTTTCGAGACGACCCGCCGCCGTGGTTCGGCCGCGCACGACGAGCTCTTCGTGACCGACGACGGCATCGCGCGCTCGACCGACCGTGCGGGCGGCACCGAGGGCGGCATGTCCACCGGAACCGTGCTGCGCGTGCGCGCCGGGATGAAGCCCATCGCGACCGTGCCGCATGCGCTGCGCACGATCGACGTCGCGACGGGCGAGACCGCGTCGGCCCACCACCAGCGTTCGGACGTGTGCGCGGTGCCCGCCGCGGGAGTCGTCGCGGAGGCGATGGTCGCGATCGTGCTGACCGATGTCGTCCTGGAGAAGTTCGGCGGCGACAGCGTGGGAGAGACCCGCCGCAACCTCGAGGCCTACCTCGCGGCGATCCCCGAGACGCTGCGGACCGCGTCCGCGAGCGATGCGGAGCTGCTCGAACACGATGTCCGCCGGTAG
- a CDS encoding shikimate dehydrogenase, giving the protein MLNAEPRRLEVWGDPVAHSRSPQLHAAAYRVLGLDWTYGRRQVTEERFARELGGLSPEFRGLSLTMPLKGAAFAAARTRDRRADLTGAVNTLLLEPGGPVGFNTDVGGLVRALREERWDAAGAARIIGAGATATSALVALAELGVDRVEVVARRPEAVDPLIVLGDELGLPVSSAAFIAARSPVDLTIATLPGDAAVSSDAADALAAGGGPLMDVVYGHWPTPLSEAWERAGAPARSGLGMLLHQALLQVRVFVLGDPDRELADEAAVLAEMRLAVMGD; this is encoded by the coding sequence ATGCTGAACGCCGAGCCCCGACGCCTCGAAGTATGGGGGGATCCGGTCGCGCACAGCCGCTCGCCGCAACTGCACGCGGCCGCCTACCGCGTGCTCGGGCTCGACTGGACCTATGGACGCCGGCAGGTCACCGAGGAGCGATTCGCCCGTGAACTGGGCGGACTCTCGCCGGAGTTCCGCGGTCTGTCGCTGACGATGCCGCTCAAGGGTGCGGCCTTCGCTGCCGCGCGGACCCGCGATCGACGCGCCGACCTCACGGGCGCCGTCAACACGCTCCTGCTCGAGCCCGGCGGACCGGTCGGATTCAACACCGACGTCGGGGGCCTCGTGCGGGCGCTCCGGGAAGAGCGGTGGGACGCCGCCGGAGCCGCGCGCATCATCGGCGCGGGTGCCACGGCGACCTCCGCGCTCGTCGCGCTCGCCGAGCTCGGCGTCGACCGCGTCGAGGTCGTCGCCCGCCGACCCGAGGCGGTCGACCCGCTCATCGTGCTCGGCGACGAACTGGGGCTCCCGGTGTCCTCGGCAGCGTTCATCGCCGCCCGGTCACCGGTCGACCTCACGATCGCCACACTCCCCGGTGATGCCGCCGTATCGTCCGACGCCGCCGACGCCCTCGCGGCGGGTGGCGGACCGCTCATGGACGTCGTCTACGGACACTGGCCGACGCCCCTGTCCGAGGCATGGGAGCGCGCCGGCGCCCCGGCCCGGTCGGGACTCGGGATGCTGCTGCACCAGGCCCTGCTGCAGGTGCGGGTTTTCGTGCTCGGCGATCCGGACCGGGAGCTCGCCGACGAAGCCGCCGTGCTCGCCGAAATGCGCCTGGCGGTCATGGGAGACTAG
- the mltG gene encoding endolytic transglycosylase MltG: MPDAPSPFDDPFADLFGKLPNPRARRSAGADAERGASEQVTTQNATGSSAPLSRREARAAATRQEAPASHAPSEHAAPAAAPPATSAPLRATAPAEEARPSRSVATATLEDLFTGEHTTDSLGDVPPPKNKRRRRIGGWIALGVVLLLISGIAGTGFYVWTTYEDKIREVMGWEEPKDYADGLANGEAFVTIASGDTGSPISESLFEAGVTKTPDAFYAYLIDTGQNPPFVPGVFKLQKQMTSEAALAALLDPANKMENSAQLREGLTVEQSLPLLAEGTGIPLEELQAAVADPTVYGVAADPAIVAAGGQPLEGWLFPATYTFDPGVTATDVIATLVNRTIASLDSAGVPAEDRERILTIASIIQREARAGTDFYKVSRVIENRLNPSNQETFGLLQMDSTAQYGFNEADGTVSTSAEAQYDDNPWNTYVIQGLPVGPIANPGDVAIDAAMHPADGDWLYFVTVNLNTGETVFTNNLADHNRATQQWIQWCAANPDAGC, encoded by the coding sequence ATGCCCGATGCCCCCTCGCCGTTCGACGACCCGTTCGCCGACCTGTTCGGCAAGCTGCCGAACCCCCGCGCACGCCGATCCGCCGGAGCGGATGCCGAGCGCGGCGCGTCGGAACAGGTGACGACGCAGAACGCGACCGGGTCTTCCGCTCCGCTCTCGCGGCGCGAGGCACGGGCGGCGGCGACGCGGCAGGAGGCGCCGGCATCACACGCGCCGTCTGAACACGCGGCTCCCGCGGCAGCGCCCCCCGCCACCTCGGCGCCCCTCCGCGCGACGGCGCCGGCGGAGGAGGCGCGTCCCTCACGGTCGGTCGCGACCGCGACGCTCGAGGACCTCTTCACCGGCGAGCACACGACGGACAGCCTCGGCGACGTCCCGCCGCCCAAGAACAAGCGCCGGCGCCGCATCGGCGGCTGGATCGCGCTGGGTGTCGTCCTGCTGCTGATCAGCGGCATCGCGGGTACGGGCTTCTACGTCTGGACCACCTACGAGGACAAGATCCGCGAAGTGATGGGCTGGGAGGAGCCGAAGGACTATGCGGACGGCCTGGCCAACGGCGAGGCATTCGTCACGATCGCCTCGGGGGACACCGGCTCGCCGATCTCGGAGAGCCTGTTCGAGGCGGGTGTGACCAAGACACCGGATGCGTTCTACGCGTACTTGATCGACACCGGGCAGAACCCTCCGTTCGTCCCCGGGGTGTTCAAGCTCCAGAAGCAGATGACCTCCGAGGCCGCTCTCGCGGCGCTGCTGGACCCCGCCAACAAGATGGAGAACAGCGCCCAGCTGCGTGAGGGGCTCACGGTCGAGCAGTCCCTGCCGCTGCTGGCTGAGGGGACCGGCATCCCGCTGGAAGAGCTGCAGGCCGCCGTGGCCGACCCGACCGTGTACGGCGTCGCCGCCGATCCGGCGATCGTGGCGGCGGGCGGACAGCCTCTCGAGGGCTGGCTCTTCCCGGCGACCTACACGTTCGACCCCGGTGTCACCGCGACCGACGTGATCGCCACGCTCGTGAACCGCACGATCGCGTCGCTCGACAGCGCCGGGGTGCCGGCGGAGGACCGGGAGCGCATCCTCACGATCGCCTCGATCATCCAGCGCGAAGCACGGGCGGGAACGGACTTCTACAAAGTCTCGCGGGTGATCGAGAACCGTCTGAACCCGAGCAACCAGGAGACGTTCGGCCTGCTGCAGATGGACTCCACCGCGCAGTACGGCTTCAACGAGGCGGACGGCACCGTCAGCACCTCCGCGGAGGCGCAGTACGACGACAACCCGTGGAACACCTACGTCATCCAGGGTCTCCCGGTGGGTCCGATCGCAAACCCGGGCGACGTCGCGATCGATGCCGCGATGCATCCGGCTGACGGCGACTGGCTCTACTTCGTCACGGTGAACCTCAACACCGGAGAGACGGTGTTCACGAACAACCTCGCCGACCACAACCGGGCGACCCAGCAGTGGATCCAGTGGTGCGCGGCCAATCCCGACGCGGGATGCTGA
- the ruvX gene encoding Holliday junction resolvase RuvX, with product MSGFRRGVRLGIDVGKARVGVARCDPDGLLATPVETVPRTDASLARILDLAGEHDAMELLVGLPLNMRGEDTASTTDARDFARALAAASDRPVRLVDERLSTVSAHAVLRESGRSQRSSRSIVDQVAAVVLLQQALDVEKSTGRPAGSPVPPAEEPV from the coding sequence GTGAGCGGGTTCCGCCGCGGCGTCCGACTCGGGATCGACGTCGGCAAGGCGCGCGTCGGGGTCGCCCGTTGCGATCCCGACGGGCTTCTGGCCACTCCGGTCGAAACCGTCCCGCGCACGGATGCCTCCTTGGCGCGGATCCTCGACCTCGCGGGGGAGCATGACGCGATGGAGCTGCTCGTCGGGCTGCCGCTGAACATGCGCGGGGAGGACACCGCCTCCACGACGGACGCCCGCGACTTCGCGCGCGCGCTCGCGGCGGCATCCGATCGGCCCGTCCGGCTCGTGGACGAGCGACTCAGCACGGTCTCCGCGCATGCGGTTCTGCGGGAATCGGGCAGATCACAGCGTTCTTCTCGTAGCATTGTTGACCAGGTCGCGGCCGTCGTCCTGCTGCAGCAGGCTCTCGATGTCGAGAAGAGCACGGGGCGACCTGCCGGATCACCCGTCCCCCCGGCCGAGGAGCCCGTCTGA
- the alaS gene encoding alanine--tRNA ligase → MQTAELADRFLRYFEKRDHTIVPSASLVTDDPALLFTVAGMVPFIPYLSGDVPAPYARAADVQKCIRTNDIEEVGKTPRHGTFFQMLGNWSFGDYFKEGAITYAWELLTTSEADGGLGFDPKDLWVTVYKDDDEAFDLWRRIAGLPEERIQRLDKDTNYWSTGLPGPAGPCSEIFFDQGPAYGVDGGPATDDDRYVEIWNLVFMQYAIDDVTSKYDFRIVGELPQKNIDTGMGLERIAFIKQGVQNMYETDQVRPVLDLAAQLSGRRYGADHTDDVRMRIIADHVRSSLMLLSDGVTPSNEGRGYILRRLMRRGIRSMRLLGVDGPTFPELFAASRDAMKAVYPELETEYGRLSAYAFAEEETFLRTLAAGTTTLDLSVAQTKKSGGTTIAGSEAFLLHDTYGFPIDLTLEIAEEAGLSVDRAAFDALMLEQRTRAKADARSRKRALADTSVYREYRAQGETVFTGYTELETESRVLGILVDGVSVDRATTGQIAEVILADTALYAESGGQVADKGAIVGPGYELEVLDVQKPVPGLISHTVEVSVGEVGVGQPATSVVDAVNRRAARQAHSATHLVHAALRDTLGKSATQAGSLNRAGYMRLDFTWGQALSPETRTEIEEIANTAVRDNLEVTTRVLSLDEAKSLGAMALFGEKYGDTVRMVDIGGPWSRELCAGTHVSSSAEIGLVNLVGESSVGASNRRVEALVGQDAFRELAAERAIVSQLTSSLKTPRDQLPTRIAELAASLKAAEKKIAAFEARALADRVPALAANAATVGRYRVVAESIGSAGSADDVRALALGIRDRLGTDAAVVAVGADVGGRAVVIVATNDAARSAGARAGALAKIAAATLGGGGGGRDDVAQGGGTDAAALPTALGAVKAALEDA, encoded by the coding sequence ATGCAGACCGCAGAGCTGGCCGATCGATTCCTGCGCTACTTCGAGAAGCGCGACCACACCATCGTCCCCTCCGCCTCGCTGGTCACGGACGATCCCGCGCTGCTGTTCACGGTCGCGGGCATGGTGCCGTTCATCCCGTACCTGAGCGGCGACGTGCCGGCGCCGTACGCCCGCGCGGCCGATGTGCAGAAGTGCATCCGCACGAACGACATCGAAGAGGTCGGCAAGACGCCGCGCCACGGCACGTTCTTCCAGATGCTCGGCAACTGGTCGTTCGGCGACTATTTCAAAGAGGGCGCGATCACGTACGCGTGGGAGCTGCTGACCACGTCCGAAGCCGACGGCGGTCTCGGGTTCGACCCCAAGGACCTCTGGGTCACCGTCTACAAGGACGACGACGAGGCGTTCGACCTGTGGCGACGGATCGCCGGCCTTCCCGAGGAGCGCATCCAGCGCCTGGACAAGGACACGAACTACTGGAGCACCGGTCTGCCGGGGCCCGCCGGCCCGTGCTCGGAGATCTTCTTCGACCAGGGTCCCGCGTACGGCGTCGACGGGGGACCGGCGACGGATGACGACCGGTACGTCGAGATCTGGAACCTCGTCTTCATGCAGTACGCGATCGACGACGTCACCTCGAAGTACGACTTCCGCATCGTGGGCGAGCTGCCCCAGAAGAACATCGACACCGGCATGGGCCTGGAGCGCATCGCGTTCATCAAGCAGGGCGTGCAGAACATGTACGAGACCGACCAGGTGCGCCCGGTCCTGGATCTCGCCGCGCAGTTGAGCGGTCGTCGCTACGGGGCCGACCACACCGACGACGTGCGCATGCGCATCATCGCCGACCACGTCCGCTCGTCCCTCATGCTGCTCTCCGACGGCGTGACTCCGTCGAACGAAGGACGCGGGTACATCCTCCGCCGGCTCATGCGGCGCGGCATCCGCTCGATGCGCCTGCTCGGCGTGGACGGCCCCACGTTCCCCGAGCTGTTCGCCGCCTCGCGCGACGCGATGAAAGCCGTCTACCCGGAACTGGAGACCGAGTACGGACGCCTGTCGGCGTACGCGTTCGCCGAGGAGGAGACGTTCCTGCGCACCCTCGCGGCCGGGACGACCACGCTCGACCTCTCGGTCGCGCAGACGAAGAAGAGCGGCGGCACCACGATCGCCGGCTCTGAGGCCTTCCTGCTGCACGACACGTACGGCTTCCCGATCGACCTGACTCTCGAGATCGCCGAAGAGGCCGGGCTCTCCGTCGACCGCGCCGCATTCGACGCGCTCATGCTCGAGCAGCGCACCCGCGCGAAGGCCGACGCGCGCTCCCGCAAGCGGGCGCTCGCCGACACGAGCGTGTACCGCGAGTACCGCGCCCAGGGCGAGACGGTGTTCACCGGCTACACCGAACTCGAAACGGAGTCGCGCGTGCTCGGCATCCTCGTCGACGGCGTGTCGGTCGACCGCGCCACCACGGGCCAGATCGCCGAGGTGATCCTCGCCGACACCGCCCTGTACGCGGAGTCCGGCGGTCAGGTCGCCGACAAGGGCGCGATCGTCGGCCCCGGGTACGAGCTCGAGGTCCTCGATGTGCAGAAGCCCGTGCCGGGCCTGATCAGCCACACGGTCGAGGTCTCGGTGGGCGAAGTGGGTGTCGGGCAGCCGGCGACCTCCGTCGTGGATGCCGTCAACCGGCGCGCCGCGCGGCAGGCGCACTCGGCGACGCACCTCGTGCACGCCGCGCTGCGGGACACGCTCGGCAAGAGCGCGACCCAGGCCGGGTCGCTGAACCGCGCGGGCTACATGCGCCTGGACTTCACGTGGGGGCAGGCGCTCTCACCCGAGACGCGCACCGAGATCGAGGAGATCGCCAACACCGCCGTGCGCGACAACCTCGAGGTCACCACGCGTGTCCTGTCGCTCGACGAGGCGAAGTCGCTCGGCGCGATGGCGCTCTTCGGCGAGAAGTACGGCGACACCGTGCGCATGGTCGACATCGGCGGCCCGTGGTCGCGCGAGCTCTGCGCGGGAACCCACGTGTCCTCGAGCGCCGAGATCGGTCTCGTGAACCTCGTCGGCGAGTCCTCCGTCGGCGCGTCCAACCGTCGTGTCGAAGCCCTCGTCGGCCAGGATGCGTTCCGTGAGCTGGCCGCCGAGCGCGCGATCGTGTCGCAGCTCACGTCGAGCCTGAAGACCCCGCGCGATCAGCTGCCCACGCGCATCGCCGAGCTCGCGGCGAGCCTGAAGGCCGCGGAGAAGAAGATCGCCGCGTTCGAAGCGCGCGCCCTGGCCGATCGTGTCCCGGCTCTCGCCGCGAACGCCGCGACCGTGGGCCGGTATCGCGTGGTCGCCGAATCGATCGGATCCGCGGGGTCGGCCGACGACGTGCGCGCCCTGGCGCTCGGCATCCGCGACCGCCTCGGCACGGACGCGGCCGTGGTCGCCGTCGGTGCCGATGTCGGCGGTCGGGCCGTCGTGATCGTCGCGACGAACGACGCCGCGCGTTCGGCCGGTGCGCGCGCCGGTGCGCTCGCCAAGATCGCCGCCGCCACGCTCGGCGGCGGCGGAGGCGGACGGGACGATGTCGCCCAGGGCGGCGGCACCGACGCGGCGGCGCTGCCGACGGCGCTCGGCGCCGTGAAGGCCGCGCTCGAGGACGCGTGA
- a CDS encoding ATPase: MRNLLWFLLGVIGGFVAAHLMNKDPRGHEVLAEVDARITEFTDRIGDAYREQEARIGGLVDAAANTAGDAADAAATKLTD, from the coding sequence ATGAGAAACCTGCTGTGGTTCCTGTTGGGTGTGATCGGCGGCTTCGTGGCGGCCCACCTCATGAACAAGGATCCCCGCGGGCACGAGGTGCTGGCCGAAGTCGACGCTCGCATCACCGAGTTCACCGATCGCATCGGCGACGCCTACCGTGAGCAGGAAGCGCGCATCGGCGGTCTCGTCGACGCCGCCGCGAACACCGCCGGCGATGCCGCGGACGCCGCCGCCACCAAGCTCACCGACTGA
- the rpsD gene encoding 30S ribosomal protein S4 has translation MPTKSQDRRKVRLSRALGIPLTPKAAKYLEKRPYAPGEHGRTKRKQDSDYAVRLREKQRLREQYGIREKQMRNTFNEARRTQGLTGENLVELLEMRLDALVLRAGFARTTAQARQLVVHRHILVDGQTVDRPSFRVKPGQLIHVKTKSQGTEPFQVAAAGGHADVLPPVPGYLEVDLSTLQARLVRRPKRAEVPVTGDVQLVVEYYAAR, from the coding sequence GTGCCCACGAAGTCCCAGGACCGCCGCAAGGTCCGCCTCTCCCGCGCGCTCGGCATCCCGCTGACGCCCAAGGCCGCCAAGTACCTCGAGAAGCGTCCGTACGCTCCGGGTGAGCACGGCCGCACCAAGCGCAAGCAGGACAGCGACTACGCCGTCCGCCTCCGCGAGAAGCAGCGTCTGCGCGAGCAGTACGGCATCCGCGAGAAGCAGATGCGCAACACGTTCAACGAAGCCCGCCGCACCCAGGGCCTGACGGGTGAGAACCTCGTCGAGCTCCTCGAGATGCGTCTGGACGCACTCGTCCTGCGCGCCGGCTTCGCCCGCACCACCGCGCAGGCACGCCAGCTGGTCGTGCACCGCCACATCCTGGTCGACGGTCAGACGGTCGACCGCCCCTCCTTCCGCGTGAAGCCGGGTCAGCTCATCCACGTCAAGACCAAGAGCCAGGGCACCGAGCCCTTCCAGGTCGCGGCTGCCGGCGGTCACGCCGACGTGCTTCCCCCGGTTCCGGGCTACCTCGAGGTCGACCTCTCGACCCTTCAGGCGCGGCTCGTCCGTCGCCCGAAGCGCGCAGAGGTCCCCGTGACGGGTGACGTGCAGCTCGTCGTCGAGTACTACGCCGCCCGATAA